The Ammospiza nelsoni isolate bAmmNel1 chromosome 10, bAmmNel1.pri, whole genome shotgun sequence genome includes a region encoding these proteins:
- the ERICH6 gene encoding glutamate-rich protein 6 has product MDGPGRAAEPSGGADGAAGGPRWPPAPEEGAEPLAEPQCGTPPGTPPAGPQPTPPPTVLPTLLAYRPESSESNVHHEAEEDAEPTCEYCGNLLRPFPFSQDVPLSEDQEDKFCCKRSRELYEFIMKEKKRLEDASSLPRAVSTQESLSAEANLLLSKEQDSQRQQKRHLARELADQSLRLSATKGLRQAGSASYKPSQERTSPKGGTPAPPASAAKHEPWAKEKHKLELEPWPDEKPELESQPKEEPELESQPKEKPELEPRPEEELEEEPQPEEESELELWPEEEPELENEPELENEPKTQPEEEPESKKEPKHDKKPVSRSVLCYEFSLLGKKVGKGKLVQKYYKNGKKFLTMLPDGTSQLFYPSGNLAIIIAQATDQLMCIVQEDEPRTAKIRALFQSDGRSTCYYPSGDEWINMSMQGGQYLDQAGNRVRRWMWPNLLPEPQVPLSPIFISLNHYVGVRILAQDKIFVSFLAMGRQAKLNMGTKVQVSTDSQLPPPARLGEDELLLLAFRVKILQLFDRMRGCLTFPSSEQWNKMQPPMYLISQAVKILELCVTADISDELANSIKAIVNAQQF; this is encoded by the exons ATGgacgggccgggccgggccgcggagCCCAGCGGAGGGGCGGACGGTGCGGCGGGCGGGCCCCGCTGGCCCCCGGCCCCCGAGGAGGGCgcagagcccctggcagagcCGCAGTGCGGGACACCCCCCGGGACACCCCCGGCCGGCCCGCAGCCGACCCCCCCCCCCACGGTCCTGCCCACCCTCCTGGCCTACAGACCCGAGTCCTCAGAGTCAAACGTACACCACGAG gcagaggaggatGCTGAGCCAACCTGCGAGTACTGTGGCAACCTGCTGAGGCCGTTCCCCTTCTCCCAGGATGTGCCTCTCTCCGAAGACCAGGAGGAC AAATTCTGCTGCAAGCGCAGCCGGGAGCTCTATGAGTTCATCATGAAGGAGAAGAAGAGGCTCGAGGATGCCAGCAGCCTTCCCAGAGCTGTCAGCACCCAGGAATCCCTCAGCGCTGAAGCCAACCTGCTGCTGTCAAAGGAGCAAGACAGCCAGAG GCAGCAGAAGAGACACCTGGCTAGAGAGTTGGCTGACCAGTCTTTAAGGCTGAGTGCCACTAAAG GGTTACGGCAAGCTGGATCCGCTTCCTACAAGCCTTCCCAGGAACGCACGTCTCCCAAAGGCGGGACACCAGCGCCTCCTGCAAGCGCAGCCAAGCACGAGCCCTGGGCCAAGGAGAAGCACAAGCTCGAACTCGAGCCCTGGCCCGACGAGAAGCCTGAACTAGAATCCCAGCCCAAGGAGGAGCCTGAACTGGAATCCCAGCCTAAGGAGAAACCTGAACTGGAACCCCGGCCCGAGGAGGAGCTTGAGGAAGAGCCCCAGCCCGAGGAGGAGTCTGAGCTGGAGCTTTGGCCTGAGGAGGAGCCCGAGCTGGAGAACGAGCCCGAGCTGGAGAACGAGCCCAAGACCCAGCCCGAAGAGGAGCCTGAGTCCAAGAAAGAGCCCAAGCACGACAAGAAGCCCGTGTCCCGCAGCGTCCTCTGCTACGAATTCAGTCTTCTGGGGAAGAAG GTGGGGAAGGGTAAACTGGTACAGAAGTACTacaaaaatggaaagaaattccTTACCATGCTCCCAGACGGAACATCGCAGTTATT CTATCCATCTGGAAACCTGGCCATCATCATTGCACAAGCCACCGACCAGCTGATGTGCATAGTACAGGAAGATGAGCCAAGGACAGCCAAAATCCGAGCACTGTTTCAGtctgatggcaggagcacaTGCTATTACCCTTCCGGAGATGAGTG GATAAATATGAGTATGCAGGGTGGGCAGTATTTGGACCAAGCAGGCAACAGGGTAAGAAGGTGGATGTGGCCAAACTTGTTACCAGAGCCCCAGGTCCCACTGAGCCCCATTTTCATCTCACTGAACCACTACGTGGGGGTCAGGATCCTGGCCCAGGACAAGATCTTCGTCTCCTTCCTTGCCATGGGGCGACAAGCAAAACTCAACATGGGAACCAAAGTGCAG GTCAGCACTGACAGccagctgcctcctccagcCCGGCTGGGTGaggatgagctgctgctgctcgccTTCCGCGTGAAGATCCTGCAGCTCTTCGACAGGATGCGGGGCTGCCTCACCTTCCCCTCCAGTGAGCAGTGGAACAAAATGCAGCCTCCCATGTACCTCATCAGCCAGGCTGTGAAGATCCTGGAGCTCTGCGTGACTGCTGACATAAGTGATGAGCTGGCCAACTCCATCAAGGCGATAGTAAATGCCCAGCAGTTCTGa
- the SIAH2 gene encoding E3 ubiquitin-protein ligase SIAH2: protein MSRPSSAGPGPSKPCGKQQQHAPSPAAVLPGTGGASPPPPPPPPLPPPQQQQQQELTSLFECPICFDYVLPPILQCQAGHLVCKQCRQQLSLCPTCRGSLTPNIRNLAMEKVASAVLFPCKYATTGCSLTLHHTEKPKHEAICEYRPYSCPCPGTSCDWEGSLEAVMSHLMHAHKSITTLQGEDIIFLATDINLPGAVDWVMMQSCFGHHFMLVLKKQEKCEGHQQFFATVLLIGTRKQAENFQYRLELHGSCHRLTWEASPCSIHDGVLVAIRNSNCLVFDTATAHLFADNGNLGINVTISMCCP from the exons ATGAGCCGCCCGTCCTCCGCCGGCCCCGGCCCTAGCAAGCCTTGcggaaagcagcagcagcacgccCCGTCCCCTGCCGCCGTCCTGCCGGGGACCGGCGGGGCTTCTCCGCcgcctccccctcctcctcctcttcctcccccccagcagcagcagcagcaggagctgaccTCGCTCTTCGAGTGCCCCATCTGCTTCGACTATGTCCTGCCGCccatcctgcagtgccaggccGGGCACCTGGTGTGCAAGCAATGCCGGCAGCAGCTGAGCCTCTGTCCCACCTGCCGGGGCTCCCTCACCCCCAACATCAGGAACCTGGCCATGGAGAAGGTGGCCTCGGCTGTCCTCTTCCCTTGCAAG TATGCCACAACAGGCTGCTCCCTGACCCTCCACCacacagaaaagccaaaacatgAAGCCATCTGTGAGTACCGTCCCTACTCCTGCCCGTGCCCCGGTACCTCCTGTGACTGGGAGGGATCCTTGGAAGCCGTCATGTCCCACCTCATGCATGCCCACAAAAGCATTACCACCCTTCAGGGAGAAGACATCATTTTCCTTGCCACAGACATTAACCTGCCGGGGGCAGTGGACTGGGTGATGATGCAGTCGTGCTTTGGTCACCACTTCATGCTGGTGCTGAAGAAACAGGAGAAGTGCGAAGGTCACCAGCAGTTTTTTGCCACCGTGCTGCTCATTGGCACCCGCAAGCAGGCAGAGAACTTCCAGTACAGACTGGAGCTGCACGGCAGCTGCCACCGGCTGACCTGGGAGGCGTCTCCCTGCTCCATCCACGACGGCGTGCTCGTGGCCATCCGCAACAGCAACTGCCTCGTTTTTGATACGGCCACTGCACACCTCTTTGCTGACAACGGAAACCTCGGCATCAACGTGACCATTTCTATGTGTTGCCCGTGA